One region of Nitrospinaceae bacterium genomic DNA includes:
- a CDS encoding acetolactate synthase — protein MATLKEVKASDLFVQALEKEGVKYIFGVPGEENLDFMESLWKSKQIKLIVTRHEQGAGFMAATYGRLTGKAGVCLATLGPGATNLVTPAAYAQLGAMPLIMITGQKPIKKSKQGRFQIVNIVRLMEPVTKMARQIVHGNTIPALVREAFRISEEERPGAVLLELPEDIAAETTDAPLFERQERRYATARDTVIEEAAALIGHAKHPLLLVGAGANRKRECQALSDFVNRTGIPFFNTQMGKGVIDEKHPLFLGTAALSSGDYLHCAIDYADLVINVGHDVVEKPPFFMESGGKKVIHVNFKSAEVDQVYFPQVEVVGDLASSIHLLGDKLGKVEADFSYFMRVKQEIDTHILEGADSPRYPVIPQRLVADIRKVMPDDGIVALDTGMYKIWFARNYQGYHPNTILLDNALATMGAGLPSAMMAAMLNPGKRVMAICGDGGLMMNSQELETAVRLKLNLVVTVLNDNSYGMIRWKQTQMGFQDWGMEFNNPDFVKYAECYGACGHRVESTEGLTETFEKAFTAGGVHLVEVPMDYSENTKVLIEELQQKVCLI, from the coding sequence ATGGCAACCTTGAAAGAGGTCAAGGCATCGGATCTTTTTGTGCAGGCTCTGGAAAAGGAAGGCGTAAAATATATCTTCGGCGTTCCTGGGGAAGAGAATCTGGATTTTATGGAATCCCTGTGGAAATCGAAGCAAATAAAACTCATTGTGACCCGGCACGAACAGGGCGCGGGTTTCATGGCCGCAACCTACGGAAGGCTGACCGGAAAAGCCGGGGTTTGCCTTGCAACTCTCGGCCCTGGGGCGACCAATTTAGTGACCCCCGCCGCTTACGCGCAACTGGGCGCCATGCCGCTGATCATGATCACTGGACAAAAACCGATCAAAAAATCCAAACAGGGCCGCTTCCAGATCGTGAACATCGTCCGGCTCATGGAACCGGTCACCAAAATGGCCCGGCAAATCGTCCATGGCAACACCATTCCCGCCCTGGTGCGGGAAGCGTTCCGTATCTCCGAGGAGGAACGCCCCGGGGCTGTGCTTTTGGAACTTCCAGAAGATATCGCCGCGGAAACAACCGACGCCCCTCTTTTCGAGCGGCAAGAGCGGCGCTATGCCACTGCGAGAGACACTGTGATCGAGGAAGCCGCCGCATTGATCGGGCATGCGAAGCACCCGTTGCTGTTGGTCGGGGCGGGAGCCAATCGAAAAAGAGAGTGTCAGGCGCTCAGCGATTTTGTCAACCGTACCGGTATCCCGTTTTTTAATACCCAGATGGGAAAGGGAGTGATCGACGAGAAGCATCCCTTGTTTCTTGGCACCGCCGCTCTGTCTTCCGGTGACTACCTGCATTGCGCCATCGACTACGCGGATCTGGTGATCAACGTGGGGCACGATGTGGTCGAAAAACCGCCGTTCTTTATGGAATCCGGCGGAAAAAAAGTCATTCACGTCAATTTCAAATCGGCGGAGGTCGATCAGGTTTATTTTCCGCAGGTGGAAGTGGTCGGCGATCTGGCTTCCTCGATTCACCTGCTGGGCGATAAGCTGGGCAAAGTCGAGGCTGATTTCTCTTATTTCATGCGGGTGAAGCAGGAAATCGACACGCATATTCTGGAAGGGGCAGATTCGCCTCGTTATCCGGTGATTCCGCAGCGGCTGGTCGCGGACATTCGAAAAGTGATGCCGGATGACGGCATCGTGGCGCTGGACACCGGCATGTACAAAATCTGGTTCGCGCGCAACTATCAGGGCTATCACCCCAACACCATTCTGTTGGACAATGCGCTTGCAACGATGGGAGCCGGGCTTCCCTCAGCCATGATGGCGGCGATGCTGAATCCCGGAAAACGAGTCATGGCCATTTGCGGCGACGGAGGACTCATGATGAACTCACAGGAGTTGGAAACCGCAGTGAGGCTGAAGCTCAATCTGGTGGTGACGGTACTCAACGACAACTCCTACGGCATGATACGCTGGAAGCAGACGCAGATGGGGTTTCAGGATTGGGGAATGGAATTTAATAACCCGGATTTTGTAAAATACGCCGAATGCTACGGCGCGTGCGGCCATCGGGTGGAAAGCACCGAGGGACTGACAGAAACCTTCGAGAAAGCGTTTACCGCCGGAGGCGTGCATCTGGTGGAAGTGCCGATGGATTATTCTGAAAACACCAAAGTTCTGATTGAAGAACTGCAACAGAAAGTGTGCCTGATATGA
- the acn gene encoding aconitate hydratase produces MLLEIEPIEKLFQSLEKNHADARKNLGRGLTIVEKILYSHMGPTDYSKLERGGSNIYLNPDRVAMQDATAQMAILQFMSAKMPKVAAPTTVHCDHLIQAYTGSMADLKAAEETNKEVYDFLRSAAMKYGMGFWKPGSGIIHQVVYENYAVPGTMLIGTDSHTPNAGGMGTIAIGVGGADAVDVMTGQPFMTKMPKLVGIKLTGKMSGWTASKDIILKVATMLTVKGGTGKILEYFGDGARALSATGKGTVTNMGAEIGATTSIFGYDDEMDPYLRATGRAPIADLCKKYAEYLKSDPEVEANPEKYYDEVYEIDLSTLEPHIVGPHTPDLGRPVSSMSSEVDEKDYPEKLSAALIGSCTNSSYEDMTRANSLVEQAKEAGLKVQSNFMVTPGSEQVYETIKRDGILQNFEDVGAVVLANACGPCIGQWKRDDIKKGDKNSILTSYNRNFAKRNDGNPETLGFISSPELVVAMAFSGSMKFNPLTDTLKDKNGKDFKFKPPAGEVLPSKGYASKDSGYEAPTMSGEVVISPSSERLAFLDPFPKQDPVKDYQDMPVLFKAKGKCTTDHISQAGPWLKFRGHLDNISNNMFLGATNAFTDGTGTGNNPVNGDQKGAELNQIARSLKEKGIGWVVVADENIGEGSSREHAAMEPRHMGGLAFIAKSYARIFEANLKKQAVLALTFSNKDDYEKFREKDKVTLEALDQVAPGKPITATVTHADGSTDKLSLNHTLNEKEIGWFHAGSALNFVGQQK; encoded by the coding sequence ATGTTACTGGAAATCGAACCCATTGAAAAATTATTTCAGTCCCTGGAAAAAAATCACGCCGATGCGCGTAAAAACCTCGGCCGCGGCCTCACGATCGTTGAGAAAATTCTTTATTCCCATATGGGACCCACCGACTACTCCAAGCTGGAACGGGGTGGATCCAATATATATCTGAATCCTGACCGCGTTGCCATGCAGGATGCCACCGCACAAATGGCCATTCTGCAGTTCATGTCGGCCAAAATGCCCAAAGTGGCGGCACCGACCACTGTCCATTGCGACCACCTGATTCAGGCCTATACCGGGTCCATGGCCGATTTAAAAGCCGCTGAAGAAACAAACAAGGAAGTTTATGACTTTCTGCGCTCCGCCGCAATGAAATACGGCATGGGCTTCTGGAAACCCGGTTCCGGAATCATCCACCAGGTGGTGTATGAGAACTATGCCGTTCCCGGGACCATGCTGATCGGAACGGATTCCCACACCCCCAATGCCGGCGGTATGGGGACCATCGCCATCGGTGTCGGCGGCGCGGATGCCGTGGATGTCATGACCGGCCAGCCTTTTATGACCAAAATGCCAAAACTTGTCGGCATCAAACTCACTGGCAAAATGAGCGGTTGGACCGCCTCCAAGGATATTATCTTAAAAGTCGCCACCATGCTCACGGTTAAAGGCGGTACCGGAAAAATCCTGGAATATTTTGGAGATGGCGCACGTGCATTGAGCGCCACCGGCAAAGGAACCGTCACCAATATGGGAGCGGAAATTGGAGCGACCACTTCCATCTTCGGCTACGATGACGAGATGGACCCGTATCTCCGGGCCACGGGACGCGCTCCGATCGCCGATCTCTGTAAAAAATACGCGGAATACCTGAAGTCCGATCCGGAAGTGGAAGCCAATCCTGAAAAATACTACGACGAGGTTTATGAGATCGATCTTTCTACCCTGGAACCGCACATCGTCGGACCACACACCCCGGATCTGGGAAGACCGGTTTCGTCCATGAGCAGTGAGGTGGATGAAAAGGATTATCCTGAAAAACTTTCCGCCGCTCTCATCGGGTCGTGCACCAATTCCAGCTATGAAGATATGACCCGCGCCAACAGCCTGGTAGAACAGGCCAAGGAGGCCGGATTGAAAGTTCAGTCTAACTTCATGGTGACGCCGGGTTCCGAGCAGGTCTACGAGACCATCAAGCGGGACGGAATTTTACAAAACTTTGAGGATGTCGGAGCGGTCGTGCTCGCCAACGCCTGCGGCCCCTGTATCGGCCAATGGAAACGCGACGATATTAAAAAGGGTGATAAAAACAGCATCCTGACCTCTTACAACCGGAATTTTGCCAAAAGAAACGACGGCAATCCGGAAACGCTCGGCTTCATCAGCAGTCCTGAACTGGTTGTCGCCATGGCGTTTTCGGGTTCGATGAAATTCAATCCACTGACCGACACCTTGAAAGACAAAAATGGCAAAGATTTCAAGTTTAAGCCGCCGGCAGGGGAAGTGCTCCCTTCCAAGGGCTACGCTTCCAAGGACAGCGGCTACGAAGCGCCCACCATGTCGGGCGAGGTGGTTATCAGTCCATCCAGTGAACGGCTGGCGTTTCTGGACCCGTTTCCCAAGCAGGACCCTGTTAAGGATTATCAGGACATGCCCGTTTTGTTCAAAGCCAAGGGAAAATGTACGACAGACCACATTTCACAGGCAGGCCCGTGGTTGAAGTTTCGCGGCCATCTGGACAATATCAGTAACAACATGTTCCTCGGCGCCACCAACGCTTTCACCGATGGTACCGGAACAGGAAACAACCCGGTCAACGGCGATCAAAAAGGCGCTGAGCTCAACCAGATCGCCCGCAGTTTAAAAGAAAAAGGCATTGGCTGGGTGGTGGTTGCCGACGAGAATATCGGTGAAGGTTCGAGCCGGGAACACGCGGCTATGGAACCCCGGCACATGGGCGGACTGGCGTTCATCGCCAAATCCTACGCGCGGATTTTCGAAGCCAACCTTAAAAAACAGGCGGTGTTGGCTTTGACCTTCAGCAACAAGGATGACTACGAAAAGTTCCGCGAAAAAGACAAGGTCACCCTGGAAGCGCTGGATCAGGTGGCTCCTGGAAAACCGATCACTGCCACCGTCACACATGCAGACGGGTCCACCGACAAATTGTCACTGAATCACACGCTCAACGAAAAGGAGATCGGGTGGTTCCATGCAGGGTCCGCGCTCAATTTTGTGGGACAACAAAAATAA
- a CDS encoding histidine kinase, with product MVAKQVSLQVILVFLIYLGFGCFLIYLLESKREFESRTVATLMATSHAKSLEKQLSRSLSSTFALAAILKRDKSIKDFDALAEDLIDRYGGISTLELAPKGIVGKIFPLEGHQKAIGHDLNKNPYALAAIQSKQLTLEGPKDLIEGGVAVVGRYPVFLQNSKLGKEEFWGFTTVLIKLSKLLEGVDGDGLISKNYHFELSRVDGGTNRNIAFAKSSSNISANPVSVDILIPNGKWILSVVPKTGWHSAYYLIIEGILVLIFCGALSLLSYRNFRKNETLATTNIKLTQEIHQREKVEMELLRSNQALNEFASIAAHDLQEPLRKIITFGDRLKTKINERDKQGNDYLERMQNSALRLRALVEDLLQFTKIEAKARPFDSIDLKKVIENVLDDLETRIKESKGVVNISSLPTIQGDPVQIHQLFLNLVGNAFKFYRDGIPPVVNLDSAKSEKGGWEIFVTDNGIGIDEKHVDRIFKPFERLHGRSTYEGTGIGLSICKKIVTRHGGQIAVKRQSTNGITFQITLPETQNKERN from the coding sequence ATGGTGGCAAAGCAAGTATCCTTGCAGGTCATATTGGTTTTTCTTATATATTTAGGCTTTGGTTGTTTCTTAATATATTTACTGGAAAGCAAACGAGAGTTTGAATCCCGCACGGTAGCCACTCTCATGGCCACCTCACATGCCAAATCTCTTGAAAAACAACTTTCCCGCTCCCTGTCATCCACCTTTGCTCTCGCTGCCATTCTAAAACGGGATAAATCGATCAAAGACTTCGATGCCCTGGCTGAGGATTTGATCGATCGCTATGGCGGAATCTCTACCCTGGAATTGGCGCCTAAAGGGATTGTCGGCAAAATCTTTCCCTTGGAGGGACACCAAAAAGCCATCGGACATGATTTAAATAAAAACCCCTACGCGTTAGCCGCTATTCAGTCTAAACAGCTAACATTAGAAGGCCCAAAAGACTTGATAGAAGGGGGGGTCGCGGTGGTAGGGAGATATCCCGTATTTCTACAAAACAGCAAACTCGGCAAGGAAGAATTCTGGGGATTCACTACCGTTTTAATCAAACTGTCCAAACTACTCGAAGGGGTGGACGGTGACGGACTGATATCAAAAAATTACCATTTCGAACTATCACGAGTGGATGGAGGAACCAACCGAAACATTGCCTTTGCAAAATCCAGCAGCAATATTTCAGCAAACCCGGTATCTGTCGATATCCTTATTCCAAATGGTAAATGGATATTATCAGTGGTTCCCAAGACCGGTTGGCATTCGGCCTATTATTTAATCATCGAAGGGATATTGGTCCTGATTTTCTGTGGCGCATTATCATTATTGAGTTATCGAAATTTTCGCAAAAATGAAACCCTTGCAACTACAAACATAAAATTAACTCAGGAAATCCATCAGAGAGAAAAAGTAGAGATGGAACTATTAAGGAGTAATCAAGCGTTGAATGAATTTGCGTCCATTGCCGCGCACGATCTACAGGAACCCTTACGGAAAATAATTACCTTTGGGGATCGTTTAAAAACCAAGATTAATGAAAGGGATAAACAGGGAAATGATTATTTAGAAAGAATGCAGAATTCCGCTCTAAGATTAAGAGCATTGGTAGAAGATCTTCTTCAATTCACAAAAATAGAGGCTAAAGCCCGGCCTTTTGATTCAATAGATCTTAAAAAAGTGATTGAAAATGTGCTGGACGATTTGGAGACTCGAATCAAGGAATCAAAGGGGGTCGTTAATATAAGCAGCCTGCCAACGATACAAGGAGACCCGGTGCAAATACATCAGTTGTTTCTGAATCTGGTTGGAAACGCTTTTAAATTTTATAGAGACGGAATCCCGCCCGTTGTCAATCTGGACAGCGCTAAAAGTGAAAAAGGGGGGTGGGAGATCTTTGTAACAGACAATGGAATCGGAATTGACGAAAAACATGTTGATCGAATTTTCAAACCTTTTGAACGCTTACACGGACGAAGCACCTATGAAGGGACTGGCATTGGACTATCCATTTGCAAGAAAATCGTGACCCGCCATGGCGGGCAAATTGCGGTCAAAAGGCAATCCACGAATGGAATCACCTTTCAAATCACCCTGCCTGAAACGCAAAATAAGGAAAGGAATTAA
- a CDS encoding aldehyde dehydrogenase: MNDAKGKSDVLEVFNPYDHKPIGSVPLTSWEEADKMLETASRLYKNLGAWLPAYKRIEVLKKTAALMQERSEELAFQIANEGGKPLIDARIEVARAIDGVGLCIKGLDHMAGTEIPMDLTAAGAGKAGFTFREPIGPVIAVSAFNHPLNLIVHQVGPAIAVGCPVIVKPAGVTPLSAKAFVDMLYEAGLPEDWCRFAACKSSVAEKLVTDPRTAFLTFIGSGKIGWMLRSKLAPGTRCALEHGGVAPVIVDESADIDAMIPPLLKGGFYHAGQVCVSVQRVFAPKAMAKDIAERLAAGASKLKVGNAIEESTEVGPLIQPAETDRISEWVQEAVHNGTEALCGGEKLGDTTYAPTVLLDPPANAKVSTEEIFGPVVCVYGYDDIDQGISQANALPFAFQAACFTNQLDTAMKCVRELDAATVIVNDHTAFRVDWMPFAGHRHSGYGIGGIAYTMHDMTHEKLMVLNGFYPKA; encoded by the coding sequence ATGAACGACGCAAAGGGAAAATCGGATGTACTGGAGGTATTCAACCCTTACGACCATAAACCCATCGGTTCGGTGCCGCTGACCTCGTGGGAGGAAGCGGATAAGATGCTGGAGACCGCAAGCCGTTTGTATAAAAACCTCGGCGCCTGGCTCCCGGCCTACAAGCGCATTGAAGTATTGAAAAAAACCGCCGCCTTAATGCAGGAACGCTCTGAAGAGCTGGCGTTTCAGATCGCCAACGAAGGCGGAAAACCGCTCATCGACGCCCGTATTGAGGTCGCGCGCGCCATCGACGGTGTCGGGCTTTGCATCAAGGGTCTCGACCACATGGCGGGCACCGAAATACCGATGGACCTGACCGCCGCCGGAGCGGGTAAAGCGGGGTTCACGTTCCGCGAACCCATCGGCCCGGTGATTGCGGTGTCGGCGTTCAATCATCCGCTCAACCTGATCGTGCATCAGGTCGGCCCGGCGATTGCCGTGGGCTGTCCAGTGATCGTCAAACCGGCAGGCGTCACGCCGCTATCCGCAAAGGCGTTCGTGGACATGCTTTATGAGGCGGGACTGCCTGAAGACTGGTGCCGGTTCGCGGCCTGCAAAAGTTCCGTCGCCGAAAAACTGGTGACCGACCCGCGCACCGCCTTTTTGACCTTCATCGGGTCCGGGAAAATCGGCTGGATGCTGCGCAGTAAACTGGCTCCCGGAACCCGCTGTGCGCTGGAACATGGCGGCGTGGCGCCGGTCATCGTCGATGAAAGCGCTGATATCGATGCCATGATTCCGCCTCTGTTGAAAGGCGGTTTTTATCACGCCGGACAAGTCTGCGTCTCGGTGCAACGCGTGTTCGCGCCGAAAGCCATGGCAAAAGATATCGCCGAACGTCTGGCGGCCGGGGCATCGAAACTGAAAGTCGGCAACGCCATCGAAGAAAGCACTGAGGTCGGCCCCCTCATCCAGCCTGCAGAAACGGACCGCATTTCCGAATGGGTTCAGGAGGCCGTTCATAACGGAACTGAGGCGCTTTGCGGAGGCGAAAAATTAGGCGACACCACCTATGCACCGACGGTTCTGCTCGATCCTCCGGCCAATGCAAAAGTCTCGACCGAGGAGATATTCGGCCCGGTCGTGTGTGTGTACGGATATGACGATATCGATCAAGGCATCTCACAGGCCAATGCCCTGCCCTTCGCGTTTCAGGCAGCGTGCTTCACCAACCAACTGGACACCGCCATGAAATGCGTGCGCGAACTGGATGCGGCCACGGTGATCGTCAATGACCACACGGCGTTCCGCGTCGACTGGATGCCGTTTGCGGGCCACCGGCATTCCGGTTACGGCATCGGCGGCATCGCATACACCATGCACGACATGACGCATGAAAAGCTGATGGTCCTAAACGGTTTCTATCCAAAAGCCTGA
- a CDS encoding TetR family transcriptional regulator, producing the protein MKTRKQSHTRQKILDAAYQLFYEQGYQSTTVDQIIEKSGISKPTVYSYFSTKEDLCVAYLKERHQRETDSLIEAIEWEKTPHDRYMAVIRWLKRALMSSGYRGCGFFNMVSEIPDPGNPIIVEAKTYIDSLRDTIKSLVLDLKNSDPEKKNLDPDRIADAYYLILGGAIMGSQEYREPWPIDRAISEVEKLVQ; encoded by the coding sequence ATGAAAACGCGGAAACAATCCCACACCCGGCAGAAGATCCTAGATGCGGCCTATCAGTTGTTCTATGAACAGGGCTACCAGAGCACCACGGTGGATCAGATCATCGAAAAGTCAGGAATCTCCAAACCCACAGTGTATTCTTATTTCTCCACCAAGGAAGACCTTTGCGTCGCCTATCTCAAGGAACGGCACCAACGGGAAACGGATTCCCTCATCGAAGCGATCGAATGGGAGAAAACGCCTCACGACCGTTACATGGCCGTGATCCGCTGGTTGAAGAGGGCACTCATGTCGTCAGGATACCGGGGTTGTGGGTTTTTCAACATGGTTTCCGAAATTCCCGACCCCGGCAACCCGATCATCGTGGAGGCAAAAACCTATATCGACTCCTTGCGCGATACGATCAAATCATTAGTTCTGGATTTAAAAAACTCCGACCCTGAGAAAAAGAATCTGGACCCGGACCGGATCGCGGATGCATATTACCTGATCCTGGGTGGGGCCATCATGGGAAGTCAGGAGTACCGGGAACCCTGGCCCATCGACCGGGCCATTTCGGAGGTGGAGAAGTTGGTTCAATAA
- a CDS encoding alpha/beta hydrolase: protein MMGSIFDSREFNENLFFPRQDSMSPPPDAEDIYVEVEENIHVHVRRHESALARFSLLFFHGNGEVVSDYDGLAGAFTALGGEMVVCDYRGYGKSEGSPSLRNTLKDASVIYNHLKEHKKILPSVCVMGRSLGSAPAIELCSTLDEIACCVIESGYADPIPLVQRRGLRIDQTTPEEDALFNNSKKIANIKCPLLIMHGEDDFLISPQEAELNYRQAGAKVKILKILEGVGHNDMMMARDGGYFTCLKNFLDNISWND from the coding sequence ATGATGGGTTCCATATTCGATTCCAGAGAATTTAATGAAAATCTGTTTTTTCCGCGGCAGGATTCAATGTCTCCCCCACCGGATGCTGAGGATATATATGTAGAGGTGGAGGAAAACATCCACGTTCATGTCCGGCGTCATGAATCGGCTTTAGCCCGGTTCAGCCTGTTGTTTTTTCACGGCAACGGCGAGGTGGTCTCGGATTATGACGGGTTGGCGGGGGCATTCACCGCTTTGGGTGGAGAGATGGTCGTTTGCGATTACCGCGGGTACGGTAAAAGCGAAGGGAGTCCATCACTCAGGAACACTTTGAAAGACGCATCGGTGATATACAACCATCTAAAGGAGCACAAAAAAATCCTGCCCAGTGTCTGTGTCATGGGCCGCTCTTTGGGGAGCGCCCCGGCCATCGAGTTGTGCTCCACCCTGGATGAAATCGCCTGCTGTGTGATCGAAAGCGGATATGCCGACCCCATCCCGTTGGTGCAACGGCGCGGCTTGCGGATCGATCAAACCACCCCTGAGGAGGATGCGCTGTTTAATAACAGCAAGAAAATTGCAAACATAAAATGCCCTCTTCTGATCATGCACGGGGAAGATGATTTTCTGATTTCTCCACAAGAAGCGGAACTCAATTACCGGCAGGCGGGAGCAAAAGTCAAAATATTGAAGATTCTGGAAGGCGTGGGCCACAACGACATGATGATGGCAAGGGACGGTGGTTACTTCACCTGCCTGAAAAATTTTTTGGACAACATATCCTGGAACGATTGA
- a CDS encoding osmotically inducible protein C, translating to MTQPTTQQEKIVNGVNVTKLFETIGAVKGKPEIGKFQFRATNQWIKGGHNRTTIKEFYGACEEDSTRTEPFVLDADEPPILLGQDAGPNPVEYVLKALASCMTTTMVYHAASQGIEIEEVESTLEGNLDLQGFLGIRKDVRKGYQDIKVSFKVKSDGDTKLLEQLAKNSPVFDIVTNPVPVSVTVEKT from the coding sequence ATGACTCAGCCCACAACTCAACAGGAAAAAATCGTCAACGGCGTAAACGTCACCAAATTGTTCGAAACCATCGGTGCGGTAAAAGGTAAACCGGAGATCGGGAAATTTCAGTTTCGCGCCACCAATCAGTGGATCAAGGGTGGTCATAACCGCACCACCATCAAGGAGTTTTATGGAGCCTGTGAGGAAGACAGCACCCGGACGGAACCTTTCGTTCTTGACGCTGATGAACCGCCCATTCTTCTCGGCCAGGATGCCGGTCCCAATCCGGTGGAATATGTTTTAAAAGCTCTGGCAAGTTGTATGACCACCACCATGGTGTACCACGCGGCTTCCCAGGGAATCGAGATTGAAGAGGTGGAGTCCACTCTGGAAGGCAATCTTGATTTGCAGGGATTTTTGGGAATCAGAAAAGACGTCCGAAAGGGCTATCAGGATATCAAGGTGAGCTTTAAAGTGAAATCGGACGGGGACACAAAACTGCTGGAGCAGCTGGCAAAAAATTCACCTGTTTTCGATATTGTCACTAACCCGGTTCCGGTATCCGTGACGGTCGAGAAAACATAG
- the glnS gene encoding glutamine--tRNA ligase — protein sequence MNDNDSPHHFIHYIVEEDLKTNKLQGKKVHTRFPPEPNGFLHIGHAKSICLNFGLAAQFGGLCNLRLDDTNPIKEEDKYAKSILEDVKWLGFDWQDRLFYASDYFEPLYDYAVQLIKDGKAYVDDLNADEIREYRGTLSEPGKNSPYRNRTVEENLDLFQRMRAGEFETGAKVLRAKIDMASGNLNFRDPVLYRILKAHHHRTGDKWCIYPMYDWAHGQSDSLEGVTYSLCTLEFEDHRPLYDWFLEQLKIYHPKQIEFARLNLSYTVLSKRKLLQLVNENYVTGWDDPRMPTLSGLRRRGYTPESIREFCDRIGVAKANSTADLALLEHCIREDLNKRAVRVMAVLKPLKVIIDNYPEDQVEELEAENNPEDPSAGTRKIPFSRELYIEQEDFMEDPPKKFFRLGPGREVRLKHAYIIKCERVIKDDQTGEVTELHCTYDPDSKSGGATAGRKVKGTLHWVSVKHAVNAEVRLYNTLFDTPDPGNEKEHPDFTQCLNPGSLEVLKECKLEPHLIKAVPGDYYQFLRLAYFTVDAVDSQPGEPVFNRTVTLRDAWAKIVKKGGGK from the coding sequence TTGAACGACAACGATTCTCCGCATCACTTTATCCACTACATCGTTGAAGAAGATTTAAAAACAAACAAACTCCAAGGAAAAAAGGTCCATACCCGCTTTCCTCCGGAGCCGAATGGATTCCTGCACATCGGCCATGCAAAATCCATCTGCCTCAATTTTGGCCTTGCGGCGCAGTTTGGCGGGCTCTGCAATCTCAGGCTCGACGACACCAACCCCATCAAAGAAGAAGACAAATATGCGAAGTCGATCCTTGAAGATGTCAAGTGGCTGGGGTTCGACTGGCAGGACCGTTTGTTCTACGCGTCGGATTATTTTGAGCCGCTCTATGATTACGCGGTGCAGTTGATCAAAGACGGCAAGGCCTACGTCGACGATCTGAACGCCGATGAGATTCGCGAGTACCGCGGAACCCTGTCCGAACCAGGGAAAAACAGCCCCTACCGTAACCGCACGGTTGAAGAAAATCTGGATTTATTTCAACGCATGCGGGCCGGAGAGTTTGAAACCGGGGCCAAAGTCCTGCGCGCCAAAATCGACATGGCTTCCGGCAACCTCAATTTTCGCGATCCGGTCCTCTACCGCATTCTCAAGGCCCATCATCACCGCACCGGCGATAAATGGTGCATCTATCCCATGTACGACTGGGCGCATGGGCAGTCCGACTCCCTCGAAGGCGTGACGTATTCCCTCTGCACTCTGGAGTTTGAGGACCATCGTCCCTTGTACGACTGGTTTCTCGAGCAGTTAAAAATTTATCATCCAAAACAAATTGAGTTTGCCCGTCTCAACCTCAGCTATACGGTACTAAGCAAACGCAAGCTCCTGCAACTGGTGAACGAGAATTATGTCACAGGGTGGGACGATCCAAGAATGCCGACCCTGTCCGGGCTCAGGCGGCGCGGTTACACCCCGGAATCGATCCGTGAATTCTGCGACCGCATCGGCGTCGCCAAGGCCAACAGCACGGCCGACCTTGCCCTGCTCGAACATTGTATCCGCGAAGACCTGAACAAACGCGCCGTCAGAGTCATGGCGGTGCTCAAACCCTTGAAAGTGATCATCGACAATTATCCCGAAGACCAGGTGGAAGAGCTGGAAGCCGAGAACAACCCCGAAGACCCGTCCGCCGGCACGAGGAAGATTCCCTTTTCCCGCGAGCTATATATCGAACAGGAAGATTTCATGGAAGACCCGCCGAAAAAGTTTTTTAGATTAGGGCCGGGACGCGAAGTCAGGCTCAAGCACGCCTACATCATCAAATGCGAGCGCGTGATCAAGGATGACCAAACGGGCGAGGTCACCGAACTGCATTGCACCTACGATCCCGACAGCAAGAGCGGCGGCGCTACAGCCGGGAGGAAGGTCAAGGGGACGCTTCACTGGGTATCGGTGAAGCACGCCGTCAACGCCGAAGTGAGACTGTACAACACCCTGTTCGATACGCCCGATCCCGGCAATGAAAAAGAACACCCCGATTTCACCCAATGCCTCAACCCCGGCTCCTTGGAAGTCTTAAAAGAGTGCAAGCTCGAGCCGCATCTCATCAAAGCCGTGCCGGGGGACTATTACCAGTTTCTGCGCCTGGCCTATTTCACCGTCGATGCAGTGGATTCCCAACCCGGCGAACCCGTGTTCAACCGCACCGTCACCCTGCGCGACGCCTGGGCCAAGATTGTCAAGAAGGGTGGGGGAAAGTAA